DNA from Lates calcarifer isolate ASB-BC8 unplaced genomic scaffold, TLL_Latcal_v3 _unitig_4053_quiver_2011, whole genome shotgun sequence:
GTCACTTCAGCTCTGATGGCTAATCTATCCTCATCTATTCGTCAAGAGAAAGATTTTATAGCAGCTTCTGTTGGTGAAAGTATAATTTTGGAATGTTCCTATGACAGTAATGTGGTAGCTAGGTATTACTGGTATAAGCAAACTTTGGGGCAGAAACCAAGGCTCATCTCTAGTTTCTACTCATATGATAAAAATGGCACTTTTTATAATGAATGCAAGAACAATCCACGCTTCACACTGGAGACTGGAAATGGTAAAAATCACTTGAGGATCTCAGATTTACGCACGTCAGATTCAGCGACTTATTACTGCGCAAATAGCTTTTCAATAACATTTGAATTTGCAGAGGGCACTTCTGTCAGTGTAAAGGAATCAGGCTTGAACATCCAGGCTCTGGTCCATCAGTCAGAATCTGAGACCATCCAGCCAGGAGGCTCTGTGACTCtcaactgtacagtacacactgagacctgtgatggagaacacagtgtttactggttcAAAAGCTCT
Protein-coding regions in this window:
- the LOC108896012 gene encoding uncharacterized protein LOC108896012 isoform X3, with translation MTSPKFVLYLTCLFLCKAALMANLSSSIRQEKDFIAASVGESIILECSYDSNVVARYYWYKQTLGQKPRLISSFYSYDKNGTFYNECKNNPRFTLETGNGKNHLRISDLRTSDSATYYCANSFSITFEFAEGTSVSVKESGLNIQALVHQSESETIQPGGSVTLNCTVHTETCDGEHSVYWFKSSEESHPGLIYTHGDRNDQCERKPNTQTHTCVYNLPMKNLSLSHAGTYYCAVASCGHILFGNGTKLDIEESQARFTASSTTNAESCKNEENLHYAALRVKKADRSRRLRDDTQEGCVYSSVKHMT